From Ptiloglossa arizonensis isolate GNS036 chromosome 10, iyPtiAriz1_principal, whole genome shotgun sequence, the proteins below share one genomic window:
- the Ziz gene encoding dedicator of cytokinesis protein Ziz isoform X4, with protein MSERKFTRGLGKPGMAAQLRETVSQVVRESTVQNKPHLVEPIDFESFVLKNKTLLQNDPQRELLLYPQDDVSQVVLPRRYRTLAPTVPQVSDNEEGGENLLTKECLRSYTSNWNLIHYKYSAYSGTYLELPKIAKADDLRDEVYEIDTEVDQVDEELTKNNGITKEGYLMKGPEIGSSDRMFAHIGSKSFKRRFCHLRQEVDGTYILELFKDEKKGEAKLTIVMDFCTEVVRNPKRGRYCFELRMSGTHKSYTLAADNETDMQDWLLKLSSVLQHYKQQEEKRAASLERACNTPPPSLQPMQVYGTLKGLEQSMNPQLIKYSRETDTSIALTRRENRKRLFSIYPHIPHSKQQPGNSNEQNIDPYKEQFGHRIFVKCESLKFRLQAPIDEKESLCQVEPYQTTLSLYDARNGRKLTENFHFDINHEVVQGIVKELSPGGIMTEATENVKLPDDLKNIPLDWIKYPKQAIFSISNPHPDIFLVVRIDKILQGNICQTSEPYLRATKDPRLGLKVHKQVRACCQRLGNYRMPFAWAARPLFRLYSNELDTSSDFPAIYRQEGNKIKDDELLKLLSEYRKPEKLSKLTVIPGWLKIKIESITELPDNTLSTSLAALKPFPLPPTSEPTLEVAEFESTSEKDVHPYTTYINHLYVYPQTLCFDAQKIFTRARNIACIVELRDDDSENTAPLRCIYGRPGAPLLCLRACCAVLHHNAVPSWYEEIKVRLPTKLHSKHHLLFSFYHISCDMNKKKENGVENCVGYAWSPLLYKGRLNVDMDMNIQALPVATHLPSGYLSIQPLGLGKGNAGPEIIWIDSQRPVFTVAFQLISTVFTRDVHLHNLFAHMERILDTKLGAMPADSETCKILKAAHAVQLVTVITFLPTILNQLFTLLTHTTNEEVGLFIIRVLIHFINMVHEAGRKETLQAYIKFVFVTPLQGNGSVTVHEQLGKHLPTLLQPSNTDFLVVNKFMHHSSFFFEIMIKSMAQHLLSTGRIKMHRNERFSKEYHEKIRSLVEVIMPYLMTKYKEMPVETHELNKSFAQFLKRCLTFMDRGFVFRLINSYMDNFSPGDQRTLHDFKFTFLQIICSHEHYASFNLPMMQSRITSRGKSETNTLIIVDLMSEYCLSEDFCKHHFLVGLLMQEVKTSLNEIVQIRKVAIVTLRDLVAKHELDDRYQNKGQLSRIASIYIPWLGIVLENLHRLQSVHDNKADTKQNGTNRISTSSSFLANKDTSSITTTTGTPKSIHRLTLHLDTQSPIRASMHLRDSTYFAAIAGQGLVNGYSCTSIESDTSTMSGASQSNMSQETAIIREPIENGTGEKKRHSRSLSVTQSSPRCDKLQSSEVKDILLCFLFVIKYLGDHQVIAWWQQCSDCEILNFFSIIEMSLHHFKYVGKRQIATNVANNSGKPRTVKAMTLPARMAPPDFSTEGPATSTLQPHNTTVRENLVETDSGKVHQVLLEANMATEIGLIALDCLGLFCIHFKDVLLAADGDNSIMQKVFSIYLSFLQVGQSETLLRHVFASFRAFLNNYSIILFQGNAVLCGRLCYELLRCCNSKLSSIRQESCALLYLLMRSNFEFTSRKGLTRVHLQVIISVSQMLGNVIGLNNSRFQESLSLINSYASSDKVMKGTGFPVEVKDLNKRIRTVLMATAQMREHNNDPEMLVDLQHSLANSYASTPELRHTWLETMARNHARDGNFSEAACCQLHIAALMAEYLKLKKVHIWGAEAFDKISENISRDECSLKLDAGVQDIHYNDYLLLEQLEVCAEILEKAERFELLGHLYRLIVPMYEEKRNYEALANCYSHLAQACNKIVEVTKSGKRLLGRFYRVAFFGLAYFEDENGQEYIYKEPKVTSLSEISERLHRLYSDKFGTENVKMIMDSVPIDITELDPKLAYIQVTHVTPYFEKFELDVRQTEFEQNHNVSCFMFETPFTKEGKARGNPEDQWKRRTIVTTQYSFPYIKKRIVVIDKRLMELSPIEVALDEMRQRVQELEDVALIGPTDVKKLQLRLQGSICVTVNAGPLAYASAFLDPALSPQYPDDKVEELKDVFREFVKICYTALQINSKLITSDQHEYQEVLRENYQKLCQNLSSLLGEPIWPDEQVGNFKRNSAALFSAISGANNHTSTA; from the exons ATGAGCGAAAGAAAGTTTACTCGTGGCCTGGGTAAGCCGGGCATGGCTGCTCAATTACGAGAGACTGTCTCTCAGGTAGTACGCGAGAGCACAGTACAG aaTAAGCCACATTTAGTAGAACCTATAGACTTTGAAAGTTTTGTACTAAAGAATAAAACTTTATTGCAAAATGATCCACAGAGAGAACTTCTACTTTATCCTCAGGATGATGTTTCA caAGTGGTATTACCTAGAAGATATCGTACTCTTGCACCAACAGTACCACAAGTTTCGGATAATGAGGAAGGAGGAGAGAACCTTCTTACGAAAGAATGTTTGCGAAGTTACACATCCAATTGGAATCTTATACATTACAAATATTCAGCATATAGTGGAACTTATCTTGAATTACCCAA AATAGCGAAAGCAGATGATTTGAGAGATGAAGTATATGAAATTGATACAGAAGTAGACCAAGTTGATGAG GAATTAACAAAGAATAATGGAATAACAAAAGAAGGCTATTTAATGAAAGGACCAGAAATTGGTAGCAGCGATCGTATGTTTGCACATATTGGTTCAAAATCATTCAAAAGACGATTTTGTCACCTTAGACAAGAAGTTGATGGCACCTATATTCTTGAACTTtttaaagatgaaaaaaaaggagaagcaAAATTAACAATAGTAATGGATTTTTGTACCGAAGTTGTCAGAAATCCAAAGCGTGGAAGGTATTGTTTTGAGTTAAGAATGAGCGGGACTCATAAATCATATACTTTAGCAGCAGATAATGAGACAGATATGCAGGATTGGTTATTAAAGTTAAGCTCAGTATTGCAACATTATAAACAACAAGAAGAAAAGCGTGCTGCTTCGTTAGAAAGAGCATGTAATACACCTCCTCCTTCTCTGCAACCAATGCAG GTTTATGGAACGTTAAAAGGTTTGGAGCAAAGCATGAATCCACAGTTAATTAAGTATTCCAGAGAAACTGATACTAGTATAGCATTAACTAGACGTGAAAATCGTAAAAGACTGTTCAGTATTTACCCTCATATTCCACATAGTAAACAACAACCTGGCAATTCTAATGAACAGAATATTGATCCATATAAAGAACAATTTGGACACAGAATTTTTGTAAAGTGTGAAAGTCTTAAATTTAGATTACAAGCGCCAATAGATGAAAAGGAATCATTGTGTCAAGTTGAACCGTATCAAACAACATTAAGCCTTTATgatgcaagaaatggtagaaaacttACAGAAAACTTTCATTTTGACATTAATCACGAAGTTGTTCAAGGAATAGTAAAAGAATTAAGTCCAGGGGGTATTATGAcagaagctacagaaaatgtaaaattaccagacgatttaaaaaatataccatTAGATTGGATTAAATATCCAAAACAG GCCATATTTAGTATTAGTAATCCTCACCCTGATATATTCTTGGTTGTAAGAATAGACAAAATATTACAAGGGAACATATGCCAAACTTCAGAACCATATTTAAGAGCAACAAAAGATCCACGATTAGGTTTGAAGGTTCACAAACAAGTCAGAGCATGTTGCCAAAG ATTGGGTAATTACAGAATGCCTTTTGCTTGGGCTGCCAGACCTTTATTCAGATTATATAGTAATGAATTAGATACATCGTCAGATTTTCCAGCAATATATAGGCAAgaaggaaataaaattaaagatgATGAATTACTAAAACTTCTTTCAGAGTACAGGAA acctgAAAAACTTAGTAAATTGACTGTGATACCTGGttggttaaaaataaaaattgagtcAATTACAGAATTACCTGACA aTACATTGTCTACATCCTTAGCAGCTTTAAAGCCATTTCCATTACCACCAACGTCTGAACCAACACTTGAAGTTGCAGAGTTTGAAAGTACTTCAGAAAAAGACGTTCATCCTTATACAACATACATTAACCATCTCTATGTATATCCACAAACTCTTTGCTTTGATGctcaaaaaatatttacaagagCTAGAAATATTGCATGCATTGTTGAATTACGAGATGACGATAGCGAAAATACTGCGCCTTTAAGa TGTATATATGGAAGACCTGGTGCTCCACTTTTATGTTTACGAGCGTGTTGTGCAGTTTTACATCACAATGCGGTACCTTCCTGGTATGAAGAAATTAAAGTACGACTACCAACGAAACTTCATTCTAAGCAccatttacttttttctttctatcATATAAGTTGTGAtatgaataaaaagaaagaaaatggagTTGAAAACTGTGTTGGTTATGCTTGGTCTCCCTTGTTATATAAAGGAAG aCTAAACGTGGATATGGATATGAACATACAAGCATTACCTGTAGCAACACATTTACCTTCAGGATATCTTTCCATACAACCACTTGGACTTGGAAAAGGC AATGCGGGACCGGAAATTATATGGATTGACTCTCAGCGGCCAGTATTCACAGTAgcatttcaattaatttcaacTGTATTTACACGTGATGTACATTTACATAATTTATTTGCTCATATGGAACGAATCCTGGACACGAAACTGGGAGCAATGCCAGCAGATTCAGAAACGTGCAAAATATTAAAAGCTGCTCATGCAGTACAGTTAGTTACTGTTATCACATTTCTACCTACAATATTGAACcaattgtttacattattaactCATACTACAAATGAAGAAGTTGGATTATTTATTATAAgagttttaatacattttataaatatggtGCATGAAGCTGGTAGGAAGGAAACACTTCAAGCTTATATTAAG TTTGTATTTGTAACACCTTTACAAGGAAATGGCAGTGTAACAGTCCATGAGCAATTAGGAAAACATCTTCCTACATTATTGCAGCCAAGTAATACTGATTTTTTAGTAGTAAATAAATTTATGCATCACTCCAGCTTCTTTTTCGAAATAATGATTAAAAGTATGGCGCAACATTTACTTTCAACAGGAAGAATAAAG ATGCATAGAAATGAAAGATTTTCTAAGGAATATCATGAAAAAATTCGAAGTTTAGTAGAAGTTATTATGCCTTATCTTATGACTAAGTATAAAGAAATGCCTGTTGAAACGCacgaattaaataaaagttttgCGCAGTTTCTAAAA CGATGTCTTACATTTATGGATCGTGGGTTTGTATTCCGTCTCATCAACTCGTACATGGACAACTTCTCTCCTGGAGACCAACGTACGCTGCATGATTTCAAATTTACGTTCTTGCAAATAATTTGTTCCCATGAGCATTATGCATCTTTCAACTTACCAATGATGCAATCACGAATTACTTCCAGAGGTAAAAGTGAAACTAATACTCTTATCATAGTCG ATTTAATGAGTGAATACTGTTTATCTGAAGATTTCTGTAAGCATCACTTTTTGGTTGGACTCTTAATGCAAGAAGTTAAAACATCTTTAaacgaaattgtacaaattcgaAAAGTAGCAATAGTTACACTAAGAGATTTAGTGGCAAAGCATGAACTTGATGATAGATATCAGAATaag GGTCAATTAAGTAGAATAGCATCCATTTATATACCATGGCTAGGTATTGTCTTGGAAAATTTACATCGACTGCAATCTGTACATGATAATAAAGCAGACACTAAACAGAATGGAACCAACAGAATATCAACCAGTAGTTCATTTTTAGCAAATAAAGATACTAGTAGTATCACAACAACTACTGGAACTCCAAAGTCAATTCACAG gcTCACATTACATTTGGATACACAATCTCCAATAAGAGCATCTATGCATCTACGAGATTCTACATACTTCGCTGCCATAGCGGGACAGGGTTTAGTTAATGGTTACTCCTGTACCAGTATAGAATCAGATACCTCAACCATGTCTGGCGCCTCTCAATCAAATATGTCACAAGAAACTGCTATCATTCGTGAACCTATTGAAAACGGTACTGGCGAGAAAAAGAGACATTCACGTTCTTTAAGCGTTACACAATCATCGCCTAGATGTGATAAATTACAATCTTCGGAAGTTAAAGACATATTGCTTTGTTTCTTatttgttataaaatatttggGTGATCATCAGGTTATTGCTTGGTGGCAACAATGCAGTGATTGtgaaattttaaactttttttcAATAATCGA GATGAGTTTGCATCATTTTAAGTATGTGGGAAAAAGACAAATAGCTACAAATGTTGCTAACAATTCTGGAAAACCTCGAACAGTAAAAGCAATGACATTACCAGCCAGAATGGCACCACCTGACTTTTCCACTGAGGGCCCTGCCACTAGCACTTTACAACCTCATAATACTACAGttagagaaaatcttgttgaaactgatagtggaaaagtacatcaAGTTTTGTTAGAAGCAAATATGGCAACAGAAATTGGTCTCATTGCATTAGATTGTTTAGGACTGTTCTGTATTCACTTTAAG GATGTACTTTTAGCAGCAGATGGAGATAATTCTATAATGCAAAAAGTTTTTAGTATATATTTGTCATTCTTGCAAGTTGGTCAGTCTGAAACTTTGCTGCGTCATGTTTTTGCTAGTTTCAGagcttttttaaataattattctataatTCTTTTTCAAG GGAATGCAGTTCTTTGTGGACGTTTATGTTATGAATTACTACGCTGTTGTAATAGTAAATTAAGTTCCATTAGGCAGGAATCCTGTGCTTTACTTTATCTTCTTATGAGAAGCAATTTTGAGTTTACTAGTCGGAAGGGATTGACCAGAGTTCACTTACAA GTTATAATATCTGTTTCCCAAATGCTTGGAAATGTTATTGGATTGAATAACTCAAGATTTCAAGAATCGCTTTCATTAATAAATAGTTATGCTTCATCTGACAAAGTGATGAAAGGTACTGGTTTTCCAGTTGAAGTTAAAGATCTCAATAAAAGAATTCGAACTGTTTTAATGGCGACAGCTCAAATGAGAGAACACAACAATGATCCTGAAATGTTGGTCGATCTACAACATAGTTTGGCCAATTCATATGCTAGTACACCAGAATTAAGACATACATGGTTAGAAACTATGGCTAGAAATCATGCGAGAGATGGAAATTTTTCAGAG GCTGCTTGCTGTCAATTACATATTGCTGCACTAATGgccgaatatttaaaattgaagaagGTGCATATATGGGGAGCAGAGGCCTTTGACAAAATCTCTGAAAACATTTCTAGAGACGAGTGTAGCCTTAAACTCGATGCTG GTGTGCAAGATATTCATTATAATGACTACCTACTTCTTGAACAATTGGAAGTTTGTGCTGAGATATTAGAGAAAGCAGAACGATTTGAACTTCTCGGACATTTATACCGATTAATAGTTCCTATGTatgaagaaaaacgaaattatgAAGCTTTAGCAAATTGTTATTCACATTTGGCACAAGCCTGTAATAAGATCGTTGAAGTTACTAAATCTGGGAAAAGACTTCTTGGAAGGTTTTATAGAGTTGCATTTTTTGGCTTG GCTTATTTTGAGGATGAAAATGGTCAAGAGTACATTTACAAGGAGCCAAAAGTTACATCTTTATCAGAAATCTCAGAGCGGTTACATCGTTTATATTCTGACAAGTTTGGTACAGAAAACGTGAAAATGATAATGGACTCTGTACCTATTGATATAACTGAACTAGATCCAAAACTAGCATATATTCAAGTAACACATGTTACaccttattttgaaaaatttgaattagaTGTTCGACAAACAGAATTTGAACAGAATCACAATGTGTCATGTTTCATGTTTGAAACTCCATTTACTAAAGAAGGAAAAGCTAGAGGTAATCCAGAAGACCAATGGAAACGAAGAACAATTGTTACAA caCAATATTCCTTCCCATACATTAAGAAACGCATCGTAGTAATTGACAAACGGTTAATGGAATTGAGTCCAATTGAAGTCGCCTTGGATGAAATGCGGCAGCGTGTTCAAGAATTAGAAGATGTCGCTCTTATAGGTCCAACAGATGTGAAAAAATTGCAATTAAGATTACAAGGGAGTATATGTGTTACAGTAAATGCTGGACCACTCGCATATGCTTCTGCATTTTTAGATCCTGCATTATCTCCGCAATATCCAGATGATAAAGTTGAAGAATTAAAAGATGTCTTTAG agaatttgttaaaatatgTTACACAGCGCTTCAAATAAATAGTAAATTAATTACATCTGATCAGCATGAATATCAAGAAGTATTACGTGAAAATTATCAAAAACTTTGTCAGAATTTATCATCATTGCTTGGAGAACCTATCTGGCCTGACGAACAAGTTGGTAATTTTAAACGTAATAGCGCTGCTTTGTTTAGTGCTATCAGTGGTGCTAATAATCATACAAGTACAGCCTAA